One window from the genome of Cricetulus griseus strain 17A/GY chromosome 2, alternate assembly CriGri-PICRH-1.0, whole genome shotgun sequence encodes:
- the LOC100771164 gene encoding GTP-binding nuclear protein Ran produces the protein MAAQGEPPVQFKLVLVGDGGTGKTTFVKRHLTGEFEKKYVATLGVEVHPLLFHTSRGPIKFNVWDTAGQEKFGGLRDGYYIQAQSAIIMFDVTSRVTYKNVPNWHRDLVRVCENIPIVLCGNKVDVKDRKVKAKSIVFHRKKNLQYYDISAKSNYNFEKPFLWLSRRLTGDPNLEFVAMPALAPPEVIMDPVLAMKYERDLEVAQATALPDEEDDL, from the coding sequence ATGGCCGCTCAGGGAGAGCCTCCGGTTCAATTCAAGCTTGTCCTCGTGGGTGATGGTGGTACTGGGAAGACTACATTTGTAAAACGCCACTTGACTGGTGAGTTTGAAAAGAAGTATGTGGCCACCCTGGGTGTGGAGGTGCATCCCCTGTTGTTCCACACCAGCAGAGGGCCTATCAAGTTCAATGTCTGGGACACCGCTGGTCAGGAGAAGTTTGGGGGCCTGCGAGATGGCTATTATATCCAAGCCCAGAGTGCCATTATAATGTTTGACGTAACTTCAAGAGTAACTTACAAGAATGTGCCCAACTGGCATAGAGATCTGGTGCGGGTGTGTGAAAACATCCCCATTGTGCTGTGTGGCAACAAAGTAGATGTTAAGGACAGGAAAGTGAAAGCGAAGTCTATTGTCTTCCACCGCAAGAAGAACCTTCAGTATTACGACATTTCAGCTAAAAGCAACTACAACTTTGAGAAGCCTTTCCTCTGGCTCTCCAGAAGACTTACTGGAGACCCTAATTTGGAGTTTGTTGCCATGCCGGCTCTAGCCCCACCTGAGGTGATCATGGATCCAGTGTTGGCAATGAAATATGAGCGTGACTTGGAGGTGGCACAGGCCACTGCTCTCCCAGATGAGGAGGACGACCTATAA